The DNA sequence TGCGCTCATCCCGGCGAGCGGCGGGCCGTCATCCTAGGCTCGACTCACTCTGCGTGATCTTGTCTCAGCGTGACGTGCGTCCTCGTGCGCAGCCCGAGCCCCAGGAGCGCGATGCCCGGCAGCCAGTCGCAGCCACCGTCCCACTCGTGGTCGTCGACCCCGGGTCCGGCCGCCCCGGTCCCGCTCCTGCTGAGCGGGGCGCGCCTCACCGACGGCCGGACCGTGGACGTGCGGCTGGACGGCGGGCGCATCGAGGCGGTCGGTACGGCCGGCAGCCTCGCGACGGACGGCACGCGCGTGTGCGGTACCCGCATCGACCTCAGCGGCTATCTGCTCCTGCCGGCCCCCGCCGAACCCCACGCCCACCCGGACACGGCCCTGTCCGCCGACGGCGGCGGCCCCGTCTCGTACGACCCGCGGGACGTCCAGCGCCGCGCGACCGAGGCGGCGCTGCTCCAGCTCGGGCACGGCGCGACGGCGCTGCGGGCGCATGTGCGCGTGGGCGACATGGCCGGCCTCGGCGCGCTGACCGCCGTGCTGCGGACGGCGCGTGCGCTGTGCGGGCTCGCCGAGCTGACGACGGTGGCCATGCCCCGGGTACTGACCGGTCAGGCCGGGGCGGACGGGCTCGCGGTGCTGCGGGACGCGGTGAAGATGGGCGCGACCGCGGTGGGCGGCTGTCCGGACCTCGACCCCGATCCCACCGGATACGTGGAGGCCGTCCTGGAGGTCGCCGCCGAACACGGCTGCCCCGTCGACCTGCACACGGACGGCACCGACCCCGCCCGCCTGGCCCGGTTCGCGGCCATGGCGGGCGGGCTGCGGCCGGGGGTGACCCTCGGCCCGTGCGGCGGTCTCGCCCGGCTGCCCGCCGAGGTGGCCGGACGGACCGCGGACCGCCTCGCGGCGGCCGGGGTGACGGTGGTGTGCCTGCCGCAGGGCGGCTGCGGCGCCGCGGACGGCCGGGACGCGGCGCCGGTACGGCTGTTGCGCTCGGCGGGTGTGCGGGTGGCCGCCGGGAGCGGCGCCCTGCGGGACGTGTCCAACCCCGTGGGCCGCGGCGATCCGCTGGAGGCGGCCTATCTGCTGGCCTCGTGCCACGGGCTGGCCGCCGGGGAGGCCTACTCGGCGGTGAGCGGGTCGGCGCGGGCGGCCCTGGGGCTCCCCGAGGTGCGCGTGGAGGCGGGTTTCCCGGCCGAACTGCTGGCGGTGCGCGGCGACGGGCTCTCGGAGGCCCTGTCCCCGGCGTACAGCCGTGTCGTGGTGCACGGGGGGCGGGTGGTGGCGCGGACGAGCGCGGTGCGGGAGTACTGCGGTTCGGCGGTGACCACCGCGGAGTTGGGGCTGCCGCGACAGGGGCGCGGCG is a window from the Streptomyces capillispiralis genome containing:
- a CDS encoding amidohydrolase family protein; its protein translation is MPGSQSQPPSHSWSSTPGPAAPVPLLLSGARLTDGRTVDVRLDGGRIEAVGTAGSLATDGTRVCGTRIDLSGYLLLPAPAEPHAHPDTALSADGGGPVSYDPRDVQRRATEAALLQLGHGATALRAHVRVGDMAGLGALTAVLRTARALCGLAELTTVAMPRVLTGQAGADGLAVLRDAVKMGATAVGGCPDLDPDPTGYVEAVLEVAAEHGCPVDLHTDGTDPARLARFAAMAGGLRPGVTLGPCGGLARLPAEVAGRTADRLAAAGVTVVCLPQGGCGAADGRDAAPVRLLRSAGVRVAAGSGALRDVSNPVGRGDPLEAAYLLASCHGLAAGEAYSAVSGSARAALGLPEVRVEAGFPAELLAVRGDGLSEALSPAYSRVVVHGGRVVARTSAVREYCGSAVTTAELGLPRQGRGETP